A window of Apodemus sylvaticus chromosome 9, mApoSyl1.1, whole genome shotgun sequence contains these coding sequences:
- the Gtpbp2 gene encoding GTP-binding protein 2 isoform X2, whose protein sequence is MWTATACSIDSTPSLWNCPEVMDSTRSELLQSTPEAEDGNIEYKLKLVNPSQYRFEHLVTQMKWRLQEGRGEAVYQIGVEDNGLLVGLADEEMRASLKTLHRMAEKVGADITVLREREVDYDSDMPRKITEVLVRKVPDNQQFLDLRVAVLGNVDSGKSTLLGVLTQGELDNGRGRARLNLFRHLHEIQSGRTSSISFEILGFNSKGEVVNYSDSRTAEEICESSSKMITFIDLAGHHKYLHTTIFGLTSYCPDCALLLVSANTGIAGTTREHLGLALALKVPFFIVVSKVDLCAKTTVERTVRQLERVLKQPGCHKVPMLVTSEDDAVTAAQQFAQSPNVTPIFTLSSVSGESLDLLKVFLNILPPLTNSKEQEELMQQLTEFQVDEIYTVPEVGTVVGGTLSSGICREGDQLVVGPTDDGCFLELRVCSIQRNRSACRVLRAGQAATLALGDFDRALLRKGMVMVSPEMNPTICSVFEAEIVLLFHATTFRRGFQVTVHVGNVRQTAVVEKIHAKDKLRTGEKAVVRFRFLKHPEYLKVGAKLLFREGVTKGIGHVTDVQAITAGEAQASMGF, encoded by the exons ATGTGGACAGCAACTGCATGCTCAATAGACTCGACTCCTTCGCTGTGGAACTGTCCAGAAGTTATGGACTCAACCAGGTCTGAACTCCTGCAGAGTACACCAGAG GCTGAAGATGGAAACATCGAATATAAA CTGAAGCTGGTGAACCCGTCTCAGTACCGCTTTGAGCATTTGGTAACGCAGATGAAGTGGCGCCTCCAGGAAGGGCGCGGTGAGGCTGTCTACCAGATCGGGGTAGAGGACAATGGGCTGCTGGTGGGGCTGGCTGATGAGGAGATGCGGGCTTCCCTCAAGACTCTGCACCGGATGGCAGAAAA GGTTGGGGCAGACATCACTGTTCTTCGGGAGCGAGAGGTGGATTATGACAGTGACATGCCCCGGAAGATCACTGAGGTGCTAGTACGAAAGGTCCCTGACAACCAACAG TTCCTAGATCTCCGTGTGGCCGTCCTGGGGAATGTGGATTCAGGGAAGTCAACCTTGCTTGGCGTCCTGACCCAAGGGGAGCTAGACAACGGGCGGGGCCGGGCCCGGCTCAACCTTTTCCGCCACCTGCATGAGATTCAGTCTGGCCGAACCTCCAGCATCAGCTTTGAGATCCTGGGCTTTAACAGCAAGGGAGAG GTGGTGAATTACAGCGACTCCCGGACTGCAGAAGAGATCTGCGAGAGCAGCTCCAAGATGATCACCTTCATCGACCTGGCGGGCCACCATAAGTACCTGCACACCACCATCTTTGGTCTCACCTCCTACTGCCCCGACTGTGCCCTGCTCCTCGTCAGTGCCAACACTGGAATCG CTGGCACCACACGGGAACATCTGGGGCTGGCCTTGGCCCTGAAAGTGCCCTTCTTCATCGTGGTCAGTAAAGTGGACCTGTGTGCTAAGACCACAGTGGAGAGGACAGTGCGCCAGCTGGAGCGGGTCCTCAAGCAGCCTGGCTGCCACAAGGTCCCCATGCTGGTCACCTCTGAGGATGATGCTGTCACTGCTGCCCAGCAGTTTGCCCAGTCACCCAA TGTCACCCCTATATTCACACTGTCTAGTGTGTCCGGAGAAAGTCTGGACCTTCTTAAAGTCTTCCTGAATATCCTGCCACCACTCACCAACAGCAAAGAGCAGGAGGAGCTCATGCAGCAGTTGACAGAATTCCAG GTGGATGAAATCTACACAGTCCCAGAGGTGGGGACTGTGGTTGGAGGAACACTATCCAG TGGGATCTGCCGTGAGGGGGACCAGCTGGTGGTAGGCCCAACAGATGATGGCTGTTTCTTGGAGCTGAGAGTATGCAGCATCCAGCGCAACCGCTCTGCCTGTCGTGTTCTTCGAGCTGGTCAGGCTGCTACACTAGCCCTTGGAGACTTTGACCGTGCATTGCTTCGAAAG GGCATGGTGATGGTGAGCCCTGAGATGAATCCCACCATCTGCTCAGTGTTCGAGGCCGAGATCGTCCTACTGTTCCATGCCACCACTTTCCGGCGGGGTTTCCAGGTGACAGTCCATGTGGGCAACGTACGTCAAACAGCAGTGGTGGAAAAGATTCACGCAAAG GACAAGCTGCGGACAGGGGAGAAGGCAGTGGTACGTTTCCGTTTCCTGAAACATCCAGAATACCTGAAGGTGGGCGCCAAACTGCTGTTCCGGGAGGGTGTTACCAAGGGCATCGGTCATGTCACGGATGTACAAGCCATCACAGCAGGAGAAGCCCAGGCCAGCATGGGCTTCTGA
- the Gtpbp2 gene encoding GTP-binding protein 2 isoform X1, which yields MDSRVSELFGGCCRPGGGPAMGGNLKARGAGGSSSCGGPKGKKKNGRNRGGKANNPPYLPPEAEDGNIEYKLKLVNPSQYRFEHLVTQMKWRLQEGRGEAVYQIGVEDNGLLVGLADEEMRASLKTLHRMAEKVGADITVLREREVDYDSDMPRKITEVLVRKVPDNQQFLDLRVAVLGNVDSGKSTLLGVLTQGELDNGRGRARLNLFRHLHEIQSGRTSSISFEILGFNSKGEVVNYSDSRTAEEICESSSKMITFIDLAGHHKYLHTTIFGLTSYCPDCALLLVSANTGIAGTTREHLGLALALKVPFFIVVSKVDLCAKTTVERTVRQLERVLKQPGCHKVPMLVTSEDDAVTAAQQFAQSPNVTPIFTLSSVSGESLDLLKVFLNILPPLTNSKEQEELMQQLTEFQVDEIYTVPEVGTVVGGTLSSGICREGDQLVVGPTDDGCFLELRVCSIQRNRSACRVLRAGQAATLALGDFDRALLRKGMVMVSPEMNPTICSVFEAEIVLLFHATTFRRGFQVTVHVGNVRQTAVVEKIHAKDKLRTGEKAVVRFRFLKHPEYLKVGAKLLFREGVTKGIGHVTDVQAITAGEAQASMGF from the exons ATGGACTCGCGGGTATCGGAGCTGTTCGGCGGCTGCTGCCGGCCCGGAGGAGGCCCGGCCATGGGCGGAAACCTCAAAGCTCGGGGGGCCGGCGGTAGCAGCAGTTGCGGGGGCccaaaggggaagaagaagaacgGAAGGAACAGAGGAGGTAAAGCCAACAACCCTCCGTACCTGCCCCCAGAG GCTGAAGATGGAAACATCGAATATAAA CTGAAGCTGGTGAACCCGTCTCAGTACCGCTTTGAGCATTTGGTAACGCAGATGAAGTGGCGCCTCCAGGAAGGGCGCGGTGAGGCTGTCTACCAGATCGGGGTAGAGGACAATGGGCTGCTGGTGGGGCTGGCTGATGAGGAGATGCGGGCTTCCCTCAAGACTCTGCACCGGATGGCAGAAAA GGTTGGGGCAGACATCACTGTTCTTCGGGAGCGAGAGGTGGATTATGACAGTGACATGCCCCGGAAGATCACTGAGGTGCTAGTACGAAAGGTCCCTGACAACCAACAG TTCCTAGATCTCCGTGTGGCCGTCCTGGGGAATGTGGATTCAGGGAAGTCAACCTTGCTTGGCGTCCTGACCCAAGGGGAGCTAGACAACGGGCGGGGCCGGGCCCGGCTCAACCTTTTCCGCCACCTGCATGAGATTCAGTCTGGCCGAACCTCCAGCATCAGCTTTGAGATCCTGGGCTTTAACAGCAAGGGAGAG GTGGTGAATTACAGCGACTCCCGGACTGCAGAAGAGATCTGCGAGAGCAGCTCCAAGATGATCACCTTCATCGACCTGGCGGGCCACCATAAGTACCTGCACACCACCATCTTTGGTCTCACCTCCTACTGCCCCGACTGTGCCCTGCTCCTCGTCAGTGCCAACACTGGAATCG CTGGCACCACACGGGAACATCTGGGGCTGGCCTTGGCCCTGAAAGTGCCCTTCTTCATCGTGGTCAGTAAAGTGGACCTGTGTGCTAAGACCACAGTGGAGAGGACAGTGCGCCAGCTGGAGCGGGTCCTCAAGCAGCCTGGCTGCCACAAGGTCCCCATGCTGGTCACCTCTGAGGATGATGCTGTCACTGCTGCCCAGCAGTTTGCCCAGTCACCCAA TGTCACCCCTATATTCACACTGTCTAGTGTGTCCGGAGAAAGTCTGGACCTTCTTAAAGTCTTCCTGAATATCCTGCCACCACTCACCAACAGCAAAGAGCAGGAGGAGCTCATGCAGCAGTTGACAGAATTCCAG GTGGATGAAATCTACACAGTCCCAGAGGTGGGGACTGTGGTTGGAGGAACACTATCCAG TGGGATCTGCCGTGAGGGGGACCAGCTGGTGGTAGGCCCAACAGATGATGGCTGTTTCTTGGAGCTGAGAGTATGCAGCATCCAGCGCAACCGCTCTGCCTGTCGTGTTCTTCGAGCTGGTCAGGCTGCTACACTAGCCCTTGGAGACTTTGACCGTGCATTGCTTCGAAAG GGCATGGTGATGGTGAGCCCTGAGATGAATCCCACCATCTGCTCAGTGTTCGAGGCCGAGATCGTCCTACTGTTCCATGCCACCACTTTCCGGCGGGGTTTCCAGGTGACAGTCCATGTGGGCAACGTACGTCAAACAGCAGTGGTGGAAAAGATTCACGCAAAG GACAAGCTGCGGACAGGGGAGAAGGCAGTGGTACGTTTCCGTTTCCTGAAACATCCAGAATACCTGAAGGTGGGCGCCAAACTGCTGTTCCGGGAGGGTGTTACCAAGGGCATCGGTCATGTCACGGATGTACAAGCCATCACAGCAGGAGAAGCCCAGGCCAGCATGGGCTTCTGA